The Parafrankia irregularis genome window below encodes:
- a CDS encoding ArnT family glycosyltransferase: MTVNRNVEAPRSGEPNAGALPGGPPSGGPAYGQPYASRPLSATQYGGDSPAAGSAAAGQAEVIPPPVQRGPEDEDIRAAEQPAQPERPAQPDPRNPGAGHRAGGATPGGRFARLVRGRPDDPRWVRPALLALLAATAVLYLWDLGASGNANSFYAAAVQAGTLSWKAMFFGSLDSSNFITVDKPPASLWMMALSGRIFGFSSWSMLVPNALCGVATVGLLYATVRRVAGPVAGLLAGVLCALTPVAVLMFRFNNPDALLVLLLVVGAYAVTRALEAASWRWLVAAGVAVGFAFLTKMMQAFLVVPAFGLAYLIAAPTGWWRRVGGVLAGVGGILVGAGWWVLATDLWPKSSRPYIGGSEDNSVLGLAFGYNGLGRIFGESNGPGGGGGGRGNLPGGQAALTEIEQYFSANGGPPGGGEFTMNGPGGGGGGGGFGGATGIDRMFGDNFGDQISWLLPAALVLLVGGLWATRRAPRTDRARAGLVLWGCWLLVTGLTFSYMEGIVHEYYSVALAPAIAGTIAIGLHELWRARGEIISRVFLAAGIAAASIWPYVLLGRNDEWQGWLRLPVLVAGLVGAVAVLAGPLLLRVGAVAARAGQRVVRRTAVALAVVVAFGALAAPAGYALETASQPHTGSIPLAGPSGGGMGGLGRMGGGPGIAEANGGQGFPGGGQGFPGGGEGFPGGGQGFPGGGTTGNDSATGNSGTTGNGGATGNSGTTGNGGAGGNSGTGAGGGMRGGGMGEDVSDELGKLLAEGAEGYRWVAATSTSQSAASMELASGGSPVMAMGGWSGSDPAITLEQFKQYVNDGEIHYFIAGGMGGGTFTNIATSGTGETAQSGGTGGTQSGANGGTQSGTGDQNTGGDAATGTGGMPGFGGGGGGFGGNSEISTWVTENFTALTVGGQTVYDLTQPVNS, encoded by the coding sequence ATGACAGTCAACAGGAATGTCGAGGCGCCGCGTTCCGGCGAGCCGAACGCGGGTGCGCTGCCCGGCGGGCCGCCTTCCGGTGGTCCTGCCTATGGCCAGCCATACGCGAGCCGGCCCCTTTCGGCCACGCAGTACGGGGGCGACTCTCCGGCGGCGGGCTCAGCGGCGGCCGGCCAGGCCGAGGTCATCCCGCCGCCGGTGCAGCGCGGTCCGGAGGACGAGGACATCCGGGCGGCGGAGCAACCGGCCCAACCGGAGCGGCCGGCCCAGCCCGACCCGCGAAACCCGGGTGCGGGGCACCGGGCGGGTGGCGCGACCCCAGGTGGGCGGTTCGCCCGGCTGGTCCGTGGCCGGCCGGACGATCCACGCTGGGTGCGCCCGGCGCTGTTGGCGCTGCTCGCCGCCACCGCCGTGCTCTATCTGTGGGATCTGGGCGCCTCGGGCAACGCCAACAGCTTCTACGCGGCGGCCGTCCAGGCCGGCACGCTGAGCTGGAAGGCGATGTTCTTCGGGTCGCTGGACTCGTCGAACTTCATCACCGTGGACAAACCTCCGGCCTCGCTGTGGATGATGGCGCTGTCCGGGCGCATCTTCGGTTTCTCCAGCTGGAGCATGCTCGTCCCGAACGCGCTGTGCGGGGTCGCGACGGTCGGGCTCCTGTACGCCACCGTCCGCCGGGTCGCCGGGCCGGTGGCCGGCCTTCTGGCCGGGGTGCTGTGCGCGCTCACCCCGGTCGCCGTGCTGATGTTCCGCTTCAACAACCCGGACGCCCTGCTCGTGCTGCTGCTGGTCGTCGGCGCCTACGCGGTCACCCGTGCGCTGGAGGCCGCGTCCTGGCGGTGGCTGGTCGCCGCCGGTGTGGCCGTCGGCTTCGCCTTCCTGACCAAGATGATGCAGGCGTTCCTGGTGGTTCCCGCCTTCGGGCTGGCGTACCTGATCGCCGCTCCGACCGGCTGGTGGCGCCGCGTCGGCGGGGTGCTCGCCGGCGTCGGCGGCATCCTGGTCGGGGCCGGCTGGTGGGTGCTCGCCACCGACCTGTGGCCGAAGAGCTCGCGGCCCTACATCGGTGGCTCCGAGGACAACAGCGTGCTCGGCCTGGCGTTCGGCTACAACGGCCTGGGCCGGATCTTCGGTGAGAGCAACGGTCCGGGCGGCGGTGGCGGCGGCCGAGGCAACCTCCCCGGTGGCCAGGCCGCGCTTACCGAGATCGAGCAGTACTTCAGTGCGAACGGCGGCCCGCCGGGAGGCGGCGAGTTCACGATGAACGGCCCCGGTGGGGGTGGCGGTGGCGGCGGCTTCGGCGGCGCCACCGGCATCGACCGGATGTTCGGCGACAACTTCGGCGACCAGATCTCCTGGCTGCTGCCCGCCGCGCTCGTCCTGCTGGTCGGCGGTCTGTGGGCGACCCGGCGGGCGCCGCGTACCGACCGCGCCCGCGCCGGGCTGGTGCTGTGGGGTTGCTGGCTGCTGGTGACCGGCCTGACCTTCAGCTACATGGAGGGCATCGTCCACGAGTACTACTCGGTGGCGCTCGCCCCCGCCATCGCCGGCACCATCGCGATCGGTCTGCATGAGCTCTGGCGCGCCCGCGGCGAGATCATCTCCCGGGTTTTCCTGGCGGCGGGCATCGCGGCCGCCTCGATCTGGCCGTACGTCCTGCTCGGCCGCAACGACGAATGGCAGGGCTGGCTGCGGCTGCCGGTGCTGGTCGCCGGCCTGGTGGGCGCGGTCGCGGTGCTCGCCGGCCCGCTTCTGCTCCGTGTCGGGGCGGTCGCCGCGCGCGCAGGCCAGCGTGTGGTCCGCAGGACGGCGGTCGCGCTCGCCGTGGTCGTCGCCTTCGGCGCGCTGGCCGCCCCGGCGGGCTACGCGCTGGAGACCGCCTCGCAGCCGCACACCGGTTCGATCCCGCTGGCAGGACCGTCCGGCGGCGGCATGGGCGGCCTCGGACGCATGGGCGGCGGGCCGGGCATCGCGGAGGCGAACGGCGGTCAGGGCTTCCCCGGCGGCGGTCAGGGCTTCCCCGGCGGAGGCGAAGGCTTCCCCGGCGGCGGTCAGGGCTTCCCGGGCGGCGGGACGACCGGGAACGACAGCGCGACCGGGAACAGCGGAACGACCGGGAACGGCGGCGCGACCGGGAACAGCGGAACGACCGGGAACGGCGGCGCGGGCGGGAACAGCGGCACGGGCGCGGGCGGCGGCATGCGCGGCGGGGGCATGGGCGAGGACGTCAGCGACGAGCTGGGCAAACTCCTCGCCGAGGGCGCCGAGGGCTACCGATGGGTCGCCGCGACGAGCACCTCGCAGTCGGCCGCGTCGATGGAGCTCGCCAGCGGGGGCAGCCCGGTGATGGCGATGGGCGGCTGGTCCGGCAGTGACCCGGCGATCACCCTGGAGCAGTTCAAGCAGTACGTCAACGACGGCGAGATCCACTACTTCATCGCCGGCGGCATGGGTGGCGGCACGTTCACCAACATCGCGACCAGCGGCACCGGAGAAACCGCGCAGTCCGGAGGCACCGGAGGCACGCAGTCCGGGGCCAACGGCGGCACGCAGTCCGGTACTGGTGACCAGAACACCGGCGGCGACGCGGCAACGGGCACCGGCGGCATGCCCGGCTTCGGCGGCGGGGGCGGCGGCTTCGGCGGCAACAGTGAGATCTCGACGTGGGTCACCGAGAACTTCACCGCGCTGACCGTGGGCGGCCAGACCGTCTACGACCTCACCCAACCGGTGAACAGCTAG
- a CDS encoding acyl-CoA dehydrogenase family protein, protein MTVEEFRAAAGAWLDEHAAELAKPLDDHSLDAEITQLSRIRRALHDAGWMRYGWPVEAGGLGGPDILRAVLGEQIAERDLTDATNFSLVEVLAPTMISYAAPELAAEMLPLLLSGREHWCQGFSEPGSGSDLASLNTRATRRENGDWVVNGQKVWTSLAQYARRCVLLTRTAPGHGGITAFFVDMDTPGITVRPLRTMHGIDEFAEVFFDDVVVPNERMLGGPGDGWRLANDLLPYERSTCFWHRITYLYTRLDLLLADVEKEETEPTATTDAALGAAYLALHTIRSRSRDTQRRLAAGEHLGPETSVDKILLATADQKLFDTARDVLPGAVELTDTHWRTEYLYSRAATIYGGTAEIQRNIVARRLLDLGRE, encoded by the coding sequence GTGACCGTCGAGGAGTTCCGGGCCGCGGCCGGCGCCTGGCTCGACGAGCACGCCGCCGAACTGGCCAAGCCCCTCGACGACCACTCGCTCGACGCGGAGATCACCCAGCTGAGCAGGATCCGCCGCGCGCTCCACGACGCGGGCTGGATGCGCTACGGCTGGCCGGTCGAGGCCGGCGGCCTCGGCGGTCCGGACATCCTGCGGGCGGTGCTCGGCGAACAGATCGCCGAGCGGGACCTCACCGACGCGACCAACTTCTCCCTGGTCGAGGTGCTGGCCCCGACGATGATCTCGTACGCGGCCCCGGAGCTCGCCGCGGAGATGCTGCCCCTGTTGCTGTCCGGGCGCGAGCACTGGTGCCAGGGTTTCTCCGAGCCCGGCTCCGGCTCCGACCTCGCATCGCTGAACACCCGCGCCACGCGGCGCGAAAACGGCGACTGGGTGGTCAACGGCCAGAAGGTGTGGACGTCACTCGCCCAGTACGCGCGGCGCTGCGTCCTGCTCACCCGGACCGCTCCAGGCCACGGCGGAATCACCGCGTTCTTCGTCGACATGGACACCCCCGGGATCACGGTCCGCCCGCTGCGCACCATGCACGGCATCGACGAGTTCGCCGAGGTCTTCTTCGACGACGTCGTCGTACCGAACGAGCGGATGCTCGGCGGTCCAGGCGACGGCTGGCGACTCGCGAACGACCTGCTCCCGTACGAGCGGTCCACCTGCTTCTGGCACCGGATCACCTACCTCTACACCCGGCTCGACCTGCTGCTGGCGGACGTCGAGAAGGAGGAGACCGAGCCGACGGCGACAACCGACGCCGCGCTCGGCGCCGCCTACCTGGCGCTGCACACGATCCGCAGCCGATCACGCGACACGCAGCGTCGGCTCGCCGCCGGCGAGCACCTCGGCCCGGAGACGTCCGTCGACAAGATCCTGCTCGCGACGGCGGACCAGAAGCTGTTCGACACCGCACGCGACGTCCTGCCCGGCGCCGTCGAGCTGACCGACACGCACTGGCGCACCGAGTACCTGTACTCGCGGGCGGCGACCATCTACGGCGGCACCGCCGAGATCCAGCGCAACATCGTCGCCCGCCGACTCCTCGACCTGGGCAGGGAATAG
- a CDS encoding phosphotransferase family protein: MTGPAAGIPPEVAPVRPGQDLPWGRIRDYLAPRLGADGPMDVLQFPNGAANLTYLVRFGDHRFVLRRPPFGVIAPGAHDMRREYRVLSQLWQAYDRAPRAFLLCDDLDVAGSEFLVSQYRPGIVVWGVIPDELGGHAVAHHLGLATVDALADLHTVDPAACGLDRLGRPDGFLERQLSGWRDRWGRVAPWADRAHDAAMTAAAELLAERLPVSQAAALVHNDFKINNCQFLPGHPERVASVFDWDMTTLADPLVDLGTLLNYWPDPADTDDDHAAHDPGMETLGLPTRREVVDRYAAHSDLDLAVIGWYEAFACWRIAIIRQQLYARYARGESTDERMASRGRSSAMLSARALRILHAG, encoded by the coding sequence ATGACCGGCCCCGCCGCCGGCATCCCGCCCGAGGTCGCGCCGGTCCGTCCCGGCCAGGACCTGCCCTGGGGACGGATCAGGGACTACCTGGCCCCGCGGCTCGGTGCGGACGGGCCGATGGACGTGCTGCAGTTCCCGAACGGGGCGGCGAACCTCACCTACCTGGTGCGCTTCGGTGACCACCGGTTCGTCCTGCGCCGCCCACCGTTCGGCGTGATCGCGCCCGGCGCCCACGACATGCGGCGTGAGTACCGGGTGCTGTCCCAGCTGTGGCAGGCCTATGACCGCGCGCCGCGCGCGTTTCTGCTCTGCGACGACCTCGACGTGGCCGGCAGCGAGTTCCTGGTCTCGCAGTACCGCCCCGGCATCGTGGTGTGGGGTGTGATTCCCGACGAGCTCGGCGGGCACGCCGTGGCCCACCACCTCGGCCTCGCCACCGTGGATGCCCTCGCGGACCTGCACACGGTCGACCCGGCCGCCTGTGGCCTGGACCGGCTCGGACGCCCGGACGGATTCCTCGAACGGCAGCTGTCCGGATGGCGTGACCGTTGGGGGCGCGTCGCGCCGTGGGCCGACCGGGCGCACGACGCCGCGATGACGGCCGCAGCCGAACTGCTCGCCGAGCGCCTGCCGGTCAGCCAGGCCGCGGCCCTCGTGCACAACGACTTCAAAATCAACAACTGCCAGTTCCTCCCGGGCCACCCGGAGCGGGTCGCGTCCGTCTTCGACTGGGACATGACCACCCTCGCCGACCCGCTGGTCGACCTGGGCACCCTGCTGAACTACTGGCCCGACCCCGCCGACACGGATGACGACCACGCCGCGCACGACCCCGGCATGGAAACGCTGGGACTGCCGACCCGCCGTGAGGTGGTCGACCGCTACGCGGCGCACAGTGACCTCGACCTGGCTGTCATCGGCTGGTACGAGGCGTTCGCCTGCTGGCGGATCGCGATCATCCGCCAGCAGCTCTACGCCCGCTACGCCCGCGGCGAGTCCACCGACGAACGGATGGCGTCACGCGGCCGAAGCTCCGCGATGCTCTCCGCCCGCGCCCTGCGGATCCTGCACGCGGGCTGA
- a CDS encoding CocE/NonD family hydrolase, which produces MAVRTRTLVHSLVPITVLALAACSSSSTGGTDRPTPATSATSAPTPVAAAPLSDATKAWWDYDRPATHQAVSTEITVPTQDGTPLSCTLVRPATDGSPASGKFPGLVVEFTPYAILRTSYVAGEGTYFATHGYNALICNLRGTGGSGGTWQNAMSAQDGKDARDLVEWLATQPYSNGRIGMTGESYGGQTTYGAAINQAPHLVAITPLQSPANLYQDVIYPGGIKSTEGGSIDNWPGIAQTITGGAVNTEAEYAANRAHPTYDEYWQSRSFADRYDSIKVPVLTMGGWVDQYFRSGQFTNIEGALDRTWSIYGQWPHLSPLLYPNCGGVCNSEGLSPGIALAWFDNWVMKLPNIPIPAQPTLVSHAGAGSGATSPGWREITGYRPTGTVTQSFALNADGSLGTADPTAGTKTFHQPQDPSTTGGSVLFSTSALTAPTSLFGRPVLTLKATLSGPDANLYAELLDIGPDGKETLVNNGFLRASHRSSSVTPTSVPTGSPVTLTIAIRPDDWQFAAGHRIAVRVSGGASDMLTQNATPVDVTVATGAGGSTLTLPTVS; this is translated from the coding sequence ATGGCCGTCCGCACACGCACGCTCGTCCACAGCCTCGTTCCGATCACCGTCCTCGCGCTCGCCGCCTGCTCGTCGTCGTCGACCGGGGGCACCGACAGGCCGACACCGGCGACATCCGCGACATCGGCACCGACGCCGGTCGCCGCCGCACCGTTGTCGGACGCCACCAAAGCGTGGTGGGACTACGACCGGCCGGCCACCCATCAGGCCGTCTCCACCGAGATCACGGTGCCGACCCAGGACGGCACACCGCTGAGCTGCACCCTGGTCCGCCCGGCAACCGACGGCTCACCGGCCTCGGGAAAATTTCCCGGCCTGGTCGTCGAGTTCACCCCGTACGCGATCTTACGGACGTCCTATGTAGCCGGCGAGGGCACGTATTTCGCGACCCACGGATACAACGCGCTGATCTGTAACCTGCGCGGCACCGGCGGGTCCGGGGGAACCTGGCAGAACGCCATGTCGGCGCAGGACGGAAAAGACGCCCGCGACCTGGTCGAATGGCTGGCCACCCAGCCCTATTCGAATGGCCGGATCGGAATGACCGGCGAAAGCTACGGCGGCCAGACGACCTACGGAGCAGCCATCAACCAGGCGCCGCACCTGGTGGCCATCACCCCGCTCCAGTCGCCCGCGAACCTTTACCAGGACGTCATCTACCCGGGTGGCATCAAATCCACCGAGGGCGGCAGCATCGACAACTGGCCCGGGATCGCCCAGACGATCACCGGTGGCGCGGTCAACACCGAGGCCGAATACGCCGCCAACCGCGCTCACCCCACCTACGACGAATACTGGCAGTCGCGGTCCTTCGCCGACCGCTACGACTCGATCAAGGTTCCGGTCCTCACCATGGGGGGCTGGGTCGACCAGTACTTCCGCTCCGGCCAGTTCACCAACATCGAGGGCGCGCTCGACCGGACCTGGTCGATCTACGGCCAGTGGCCCCATCTGAGCCCGCTGCTCTACCCGAACTGCGGGGGTGTCTGTAACTCCGAAGGGCTCTCCCCGGGCATCGCGCTCGCGTGGTTCGACAACTGGGTGATGAAGCTGCCGAACATCCCGATCCCGGCCCAGCCGACACTGGTCAGCCATGCCGGTGCCGGCAGCGGCGCGACCTCGCCGGGCTGGCGGGAGATCACCGGTTACCGGCCGACCGGCACCGTCACGCAGTCCTTCGCCCTCAACGCGGACGGCTCGCTCGGCACGGCCGACCCCACGGCCGGTACGAAGACGTTCCACCAGCCGCAGGATCCGTCCACGACCGGCGGGTCCGTCCTGTTCAGCACCAGCGCGCTGACCGCACCGACATCCCTGTTCGGCCGGCCGGTTCTCACGCTGAAGGCGACCCTGTCCGGCCCCGACGCGAACCTCTACGCCGAACTGCTCGACATCGGGCCGGACGGCAAGGAGACGCTGGTCAACAACGGCTTCCTCCGTGCCAGCCACCGGTCGTCCAGCGTCACGCCAACATCGGTGCCGACCGGTTCACCCGTCACCCTCACCATCGCGATCCGGCCCGACGACTGGCAGTTCGCGGCCGGTCATCGCATCGCCGTGCGCGTTTCCGGCGGCGCCTCGGACATGCTCACCCAGAACGCGACGCCGGTCGACGTCACCGTCGCGACCGGCGCGGGTGGATCCACGCTGACCCTCCCCACGGTCAGCTGA
- a CDS encoding histidine phosphatase family protein, which yields MRLMLLRHGQTPSNVAGALDTGLPGAGLTALGHAQARALPDALSGEPISAIYTSLLVRTQLTAAPLANACGLLAKVEQGIEEIAAGDLELRSDREAVTTYLDVISDWIHGDLDRTMPGGYDGRRFVAGYDTAVTSIAAAHDDHDTVLLVSHGAAIRAWVGIRVGGVGSVEDRWLSNTGMVTIEGDPAAGWNLVQWHGEPLGASAAPEVAAQDVTGAPVREAVAENRTAG from the coding sequence ATGCGCCTGATGCTGCTCCGACACGGCCAAACCCCTTCCAACGTCGCCGGTGCCCTCGATACAGGGCTGCCGGGAGCCGGGCTGACCGCGCTCGGTCACGCGCAGGCACGGGCACTGCCCGACGCGCTCAGCGGGGAGCCGATCTCGGCGATCTACACCTCGCTCCTGGTCCGCACCCAGCTCACAGCGGCCCCTCTTGCCAACGCATGCGGCCTGCTGGCCAAGGTCGAGCAGGGCATCGAGGAGATCGCCGCCGGCGACCTTGAGCTGCGCAGCGACAGGGAAGCCGTCACGACCTACCTCGACGTCATCAGCGACTGGATCCACGGCGATCTGGACCGCACGATGCCGGGTGGGTACGACGGTCGCCGGTTCGTCGCCGGATACGACACCGCGGTCACGAGCATCGCGGCCGCGCATGACGATCACGACACCGTCCTGCTCGTCAGCCATGGTGCCGCGATCCGGGCCTGGGTCGGCATTCGGGTCGGTGGCGTCGGTTCCGTCGAGGATCGGTGGCTCTCGAACACCGGAATGGTCACGATCGAAGGCGATCCCGCGGCCGGCTGGAACCTGGTTCAGTGGCACGGCGAGCCGCTGGGTGCGTCCGCTGCCCCTGAGGTCGCCGCGCAGGATGTCACCGGCGCCCCGGTGCGCGAGGCCGTCGCCGAGAACCGCACAGCCGGGTAG
- a CDS encoding bifunctional glycosyltransferase family 2/GtrA family protein encodes MMLDDVESRPLSGVTSGPATAGTDATGPDVEIVIPVYNEENDLGPSVRRLHAFLGQSFPFSTVITIADNASTDGTWACASRLAQELTDVRAVHLEQKGRGRALRQVWLASTARVVAYMDVDLSTDLGGLLPLVAPLISGHSDLAIGSRLARGSRVVRGPKREVISRCYNLLLRTTLRASFSDAQCGFKAMRTEAAHRLLPLVLDSAWFFDTELLVLAERCGLRIHEVPVDWVDDPDSRVDIVATALADLRGVARVGRALATGRLPIGQLRAQLGRAPLTSDLPEVPPRLVRQLVRFVAIGVASTVAYLIVFVLLRGWLGPQAANLLALLLTAVANTAANRRLTFGVRGVGARSHIEGLVIFAVGLALTSGALAGLHALADEPGRGVELAVLVIANLVVTVLRFVAFRVWVFHPRRGTPGKVVSSSGPAVAPAPSPPTSPRTPPAATVVQPQPQSRPPAQSQARPRNPEKDR; translated from the coding sequence ATGATGCTGGACGATGTCGAGTCGCGGCCACTTTCGGGCGTGACCTCAGGGCCTGCGACCGCAGGCACCGACGCGACAGGCCCGGATGTCGAGATCGTCATTCCGGTCTACAACGAAGAGAACGATCTTGGCCCCAGCGTCCGCAGGCTGCACGCCTTCCTGGGGCAGTCCTTCCCGTTCAGCACCGTCATTACGATCGCGGACAACGCCAGCACCGACGGGACCTGGGCGTGCGCGTCCCGGCTCGCCCAGGAGCTGACCGACGTCCGGGCCGTCCACCTGGAGCAGAAGGGCCGCGGTCGGGCGCTGCGGCAGGTCTGGCTGGCCAGCACCGCCCGCGTCGTCGCCTACATGGACGTCGACCTGTCGACCGATCTCGGCGGGCTGCTGCCGCTGGTGGCGCCGCTGATCTCCGGGCATTCGGACCTGGCGATCGGGTCCCGGCTGGCGCGTGGGTCGCGGGTGGTGCGCGGGCCCAAGCGTGAGGTGATCTCCCGGTGCTACAACCTGTTGCTGCGCACGACACTGCGCGCCAGCTTCTCGGACGCGCAGTGCGGCTTCAAGGCGATGCGGACGGAGGCCGCCCACCGTCTGCTACCCCTGGTGCTGGACAGCGCCTGGTTCTTCGACACCGAGCTGCTGGTGCTGGCCGAACGCTGCGGCCTGCGGATCCACGAGGTCCCGGTGGACTGGGTGGACGACCCCGACAGCAGGGTCGACATCGTCGCGACCGCGCTCGCCGACCTGCGCGGCGTGGCGCGGGTGGGCCGGGCCCTGGCAACCGGCCGGCTACCCATCGGTCAGCTGCGCGCCCAGCTCGGCCGCGCGCCGCTGACGTCTGATCTGCCAGAGGTTCCGCCCCGGCTGGTCCGGCAGCTCGTCCGGTTCGTGGCCATCGGCGTCGCGAGCACGGTCGCCTACCTGATCGTGTTCGTCCTGCTGCGCGGGTGGCTCGGCCCGCAGGCCGCGAACCTTCTCGCGCTGCTCCTCACCGCGGTCGCCAACACCGCCGCCAACCGCCGGCTGACGTTCGGCGTCCGCGGTGTCGGCGCCCGGAGCCACATCGAGGGCCTGGTGATCTTCGCGGTCGGGCTGGCGCTGACCAGCGGCGCGCTCGCCGGCCTGCACGCCCTCGCCGACGAACCAGGCCGCGGGGTCGAGCTCGCGGTGCTCGTCATCGCGAACCTGGTGGTCACGGTGCTGCGCTTCGTCGCCTTCCGCGTCTGGGTCTTCCACCCGCGCCGCGGGACGCCCGGAAAGGTCGTGTCCTCGTCCGGGCCTGCCGTTGCGCCCGCTCCGTCGCCACCCACGTCGCCGCGAACGCCGCCGGCGGCCACCGTTGTCCAGCCCCAGCCCCAGTCCCGTCCCCCGGCCCAGTCCCAGGCCCGTCCCCGGAATCCGGAAAAGGATCGATGA
- a CDS encoding acyl-CoA dehydrogenase family protein yields MGWDFETDPDFQAELDWIDWFVRAEVQPVDMLVSNARDVRDPLRAELIPPLQAKVRERGLWACHLGPELGGLGYGQLRLALMNEILGRSHTAPVVFGCQSPDSGNAEILARFGTDVLRKRYLEPLVDGRIVSAFSMTEPQGGSDPTQFVTRAELHGDEWVINGEKWFSSHARYASFLIVLAVTEPDAGPHRRQSMFVVPADTPGITIVRNVAVAGQDAESGAHAYIRYEDVRVPADHLLGGRGQGFAVAQTRLGGGRIHHAMRTVGLVREAFAMMCERALSRVTKGEPLARKQLVQAMIADSWIEIEQFRLLVLRTAWRIDRYNDYERVRADISAVKAAMPKVLHDVAARALQIHGSLGVSNEMPFGAWVLESFQMGLADGATEIHKTNLARSLLAEYQPAAGLFPSGHLPARRAAAREQFAARIERAVHAG; encoded by the coding sequence ATGGGCTGGGACTTTGAGACCGATCCCGACTTCCAGGCCGAGCTCGACTGGATCGACTGGTTCGTACGCGCCGAGGTACAGCCGGTCGACATGCTGGTCTCGAATGCGCGTGACGTCCGGGACCCGCTGCGGGCGGAGCTGATCCCACCCTTGCAGGCCAAGGTGCGCGAGCGCGGGCTGTGGGCCTGCCACCTCGGCCCGGAGCTCGGCGGCCTGGGGTACGGCCAGCTCAGGCTTGCGCTGATGAACGAGATCCTCGGCCGGTCGCACACGGCGCCGGTGGTTTTCGGCTGCCAGTCACCCGACTCCGGCAACGCGGAGATCCTCGCCCGCTTCGGCACCGACGTGCTCAGGAAGCGCTATCTCGAGCCGCTGGTCGACGGCCGGATCGTGTCGGCGTTCTCCATGACGGAGCCCCAGGGCGGCAGCGACCCGACCCAGTTCGTCACCCGCGCCGAGCTGCACGGCGACGAATGGGTGATCAACGGTGAGAAGTGGTTCTCCAGCCACGCCCGGTACGCGTCGTTCCTGATCGTGCTGGCGGTGACCGAACCGGACGCCGGCCCGCACCGACGCCAGTCGATGTTCGTCGTCCCGGCGGACACACCCGGCATCACGATCGTGCGCAACGTGGCCGTCGCCGGCCAGGATGCCGAGAGCGGGGCACATGCCTACATCCGCTACGAGGATGTGCGCGTTCCGGCTGATCACCTGCTCGGCGGGCGCGGGCAGGGGTTCGCGGTCGCGCAGACCCGGCTGGGTGGTGGCCGGATCCACCACGCGATGCGAACCGTCGGGCTGGTGCGTGAGGCGTTCGCGATGATGTGCGAGCGGGCGCTCAGCCGTGTCACCAAGGGCGAGCCGCTGGCCCGCAAACAACTGGTGCAGGCGATGATCGCCGACTCGTGGATCGAGATCGAGCAGTTCCGCCTGCTCGTGTTGCGTACCGCCTGGCGTATCGACCGCTACAACGACTACGAACGCGTGCGCGCCGACATCTCGGCGGTCAAGGCGGCGATGCCCAAGGTTCTTCACGACGTCGCCGCGAGGGCTCTGCAGATCCATGGCTCGCTGGGAGTCTCCAACGAGATGCCGTTCGGGGCCTGGGTGCTGGAGAGCTTCCAGATGGGCCTCGCCGACGGCGCCACCGAGATCCACAAGACGAACCTGGCGCGCTCGCTGCTGGCGGAGTACCAGCCGGCCGCGGGGCTGTTCCCGTCCGGTCACCTGCCCGCCCGCCGTGCCGCCGCGCGCGAGCAGTTCGCCGCGCGGATCGAACGGGCCGTCCATGCCGGCTAG
- a CDS encoding metallophosphoesterase family protein: protein MNIAFVGDVHGCVLHALGAAVLLQERRGIRLDAVVQVGDLGAYPSADRLDEPSRRFGRDHPAQGDFLRLLDPSPSLAEGVRLALERIPSVLFVSGNHEDHDWLASLHEAAAGAAVVPVDPLGAYHHVACGSVVTVAGAGVAFLGLIESAGKMDLDDVAYARLVDTAPGTVDVLVTHDGPYGMSRDRRGNVQGSPKLSRLIEHLRPRLHVGGHYHHSGEPRHYGPTTSYVLHQLVRPKATRWDPNPVNPEQRVTADSIGLFDTETGEFAYVRDEWLTEVSGDALDLAELVAATAR from the coding sequence ATGAACATCGCATTCGTGGGCGACGTCCACGGTTGTGTGCTGCATGCGCTGGGTGCGGCGGTGCTTCTCCAGGAACGGCGCGGAATCAGGCTCGACGCCGTGGTCCAGGTCGGGGATCTGGGCGCCTATCCGTCGGCGGACCGGCTCGACGAGCCCAGCCGCCGTTTCGGGCGGGATCATCCCGCCCAGGGCGACTTCCTCCGGCTGCTGGATCCATCGCCGTCGCTCGCCGAAGGCGTGCGGCTCGCGCTCGAACGCATCCCCTCGGTGCTGTTCGTCAGCGGCAACCACGAGGACCACGACTGGCTGGCCTCGCTGCACGAGGCGGCCGCGGGCGCGGCGGTCGTGCCGGTGGACCCGCTGGGCGCCTACCACCATGTGGCCTGCGGGAGCGTGGTGACGGTCGCCGGAGCAGGAGTGGCGTTCCTCGGGCTGATCGAGTCCGCCGGGAAGATGGATCTGGACGACGTCGCCTACGCCCGGCTCGTCGACACCGCGCCGGGCACCGTGGACGTCCTGGTCACCCACGACGGCCCGTACGGGATGTCACGCGACCGGCGCGGGAACGTGCAGGGCTCGCCGAAGCTCTCCCGGCTCATCGAGCACCTGCGGCCACGGCTGCATGTCGGCGGCCACTACCACCACTCCGGGGAGCCGCGGCACTACGGCCCGACGACCTCCTACGTGCTCCACCAGCTGGTGCGGCCCAAGGCCACCCGATGGGACCCGAACCCGGTCAACCCCGAGCAGCGGGTGACGGCCGACAGCATCGGTCTGTTCGACACCGAGACCGGCGAATTCGCCTACGTCCGCGACGAGTGGCTGACCGAGGTGAGCGGAGACGCACTCGACCTCGCCGAGCTCGTCGCCGCCACGGCCCGCTGA